In the Malus domestica chromosome 16, GDT2T_hap1 genome, one interval contains:
- the LOC139193040 gene encoding uncharacterized protein encodes MEHLFLLCPWVVAIWFGGALNYRVAREGITSWASWLQAVFTLSLGYSAEMKWVQSYVAFTCWSIWKARCNFVFNQVPINPMSVLREVAFAVGSYWEAGGFLQIGRLVVPARQILVPRWIPPTSPFIKINVDASWSKVSKSGFAGVVLHTEGGSFVAAARYAILSPNVAAAEACVLLRGCELGCCSVILETDSRESISCLSGDLDSGSWEAFPILARVKQLSEAFQFYRWSWVPRSANSSANYLASVGCPEMCDRVWVDRPPSSLVHVLNKDGLPCPP; translated from the coding sequence ATGGAGCATTTATTTCTCCTGTGTCCGTGGGTAGTAGCTATTTGGTTTGGTGGTGCTCTTAACTATCGGGTGGCTAGGGAGGGTATTACTTCGTGGGCGAGTTGGTTGCAGGCTGTGTTCACTCTTTCTCTGGGGTATTCGGCTGAAATGAAATGGGTTCAATCATATGTTGCTTTCACTTGTTGGAGTATTTGGAAAGCTCGATGCAACTTTGTTTTCAATCAAGTCCCCATTAATCCTATGTCCGTCTTGCGGGAAGTTGCCTTTGCTGTCGGGTCTTACTGGGAGGCAGGGGGTTTTTTGCAGATTGGGAGACTGGTGGTTCCAGCTAGGCAGATTTTGGTTCCTCGGTGGATCCCTCCAACATCTCCTTTCATTAAAATCAATGTAGATGCTAGCTGGTCTAAGGTGTCTAAATCGGGTTTTGCTGGGGTGGTCCTGCATACGGAGGGGGGGAGTTTTGTGGCGGCTGCGAGGTATGCTATCTTGTCCCCCAATGTTGCTGCGGCTGAAGCTTGTGTGTTATTGCGTGGCTGTGAATTGGGTTGTTGCTCAGTCATTTTGGAGACTGATTCTCGTGAATCCATTTCTTGTCTTTCTGGCGATTTGGATTCTGGCAGTTGGGAGGCTTTTCCTATCTTGGCACGGGTCAAGCAGTTGAGTGAAGCTTTCCAGTTCTAtcgctggtcttgggttccaagatcAGCCAATTCTTCGGCGAACTATCTTGCATCGGTTGGCTGCCCGGAGATGTGTGATCGGGTTTGGGTTGATAGACCCCCATCTTCGTTGGTGCACGTTTTGAATAAGGATGGTCTTCCTTGTCCGCCTTGA